The DNA window GAGGTCGACGACGCGAACACCTACGTGCTCGCCGGGCTCGACGCCGACATCGCCGACGGGGTCGACGCGATCGACGCCACCCAGCTCGAACTGGCCGTGGAACTGCTCACCGACGCGGCGGACTGGGCCGACGACGACACCGTCGCCGACGCACTGTCCACTTCGGAGAGTCTGGGCTGGCTGGTCTCGTTCGTGCTGCGGCCGGACCCGACCAGGCTCGCGCCGAGCGAGCCGTTCGACGCGGAGCAGTCCGCGTGGCGCAAGCTGGTCGAGTCCTTCGAAGCGCGCCTGAACGTCAACTGAGGCTGGTCTGGACCAGCTGGTTCAGACCAGGCCGAGAAGCAGGGCGAGAGTCCCGCCGAGCACCCGCTCGCGGACCTCGCCCTGTTTTGTCGCCCGCTCCACCGTCCGCCGCGCGAGCACCGGGTCGCCGTAGGGCGCGTCCGAGCCGAACAGCGTCCGCTCCGGGAGCGCCTCGATGGCGGCGCGCACCGCGAAGGCCACGACGGGCGTGGACAGCTCCAGGTACATGCTCGGGTGCTCGCGCACCAGCTCGATCGCGTCGAGCCAGTGCTGCCCGCCGAGCTGGCTCACCACGAGCGGCACCCCGGGGTAGCGGCGCGCGAGGTCCGCGAGCGTGCGGAGGTCGCCCGCCGTCGTCGGCGCGTACCCGTGCACCACGACCGGCAGGCCGCCGTAGTCGAGCGCGGCGCGCAGCACGGGCTCGATCCGGCCCGCGCCGTCCGGCGGCGGTGTCAGCTCGCCGATCCCCCGCAACTTCCTGCCGACGATTTCGCGATCGACCGCCGCCTCGATGTCTTTCGCGGGCAGATCGAGCCGGACCGAGCCGAAGCCCACGAACCGGTCGGGGTGGGCGGCCAGCGCGTCGTCCAGTTCGGCCAGCGTGCGGGTGAAGGCGTCCTGCGCGGTCGCGGTGCCGCCCAGCGCGCCGGTGAGCAGGGCCAGTTCTTCCCGCAGTTCGGGAAGGTTCGTGGCGCGTTCGGGATGCGCCCTGGTCGGGAACAGCACGGTCCGGTCGATCCCGGCTTCGTCGAGCAGGCGGATGTGCTCGGCGACCGGCTGGTGGACGTGGCTGTGCGCGTCGATGATCACGGGCTTGTTCCTCCTCGGAATGCGGTGCCACCGCCGACTGTTGCGCCCTGACACAGTGGGAAGGTCAAGCCGGATGCTCATCGGGGAACTCGCGCGCCGCACGGACACCAGCGAGCGGCTGCTGCGGTACTACGAACGCGTCGGCCTGCTCGGGTCGACGCGGCTGGCCAACGGATACCGGGACTACGGCGAGGACGCGGTGCCCGTGGTCGCCCGCGTCCGCGCGCTGCTGGCCGCCGGGCTGCCGACCCGGCTCATCCGCGGGATGCTGCCGTGCACCGGCGAAACCGGCGCGGTCCGGCCGTGCCCCGGCATGCTCGACCTGATGCGCGCGCGGCTGGCCGAACTCGACCGCCGCGCCGCCGACCTGGACGCCGCCCGATCCGCGCTCACCGACGCGATCAGCTCGACCGAAGCATCCGCGGCCCGCTGAAGGTGGCCTCCCGCAGCGGCTGGCGGAGGCCCCAAACGATGCTCCTATAGAGGTCGGGGCGAGCCGCGAGTGCCGCCGAAGGCTCCTCTTGGGGCGCTGAGCGTCCCGATCCCGGCCTTCGCGGCGGGCTGCCGCCCTGGCGTCTGTCCCCGAAGGTGGCCTTCGGGGCGGTAGACGCCGCGAAGGCCACCTTCGGGGCATGCGCGGCACTCCCCGCACGGGAGCGAGGGCCGAGAAAGTGGCGTCAGGGTTCCCGAAGGTGGCCTTCGGGAACCAACGGAAGGAGGCCGCCGCCGACCGCGCCGCGCACCCGACATCACCGTGGCTTTCGGGGCGCCGAGCGGGATCCGTTGCCGGAGCGGCTATCTGGCGCGCTCCCGTGCGAGGGCTTCCGCGCGCACCGGGGTCAAGCCGATCGCCAGCGCGGGGAAGATCGCGGCGAGGCAGAACGCCAGCGCGTAGCGCGAGTCGCCGATCGCCAGGCCCAGCAGCGGCGGGGTCAGCGCGGCGGCCACGTTCTGCGCGGTGTTCTGCGCCCCCATCGCGCGCCCCGCCCAGGCGATCCCGGCCAGTTCCGCCGAGGCCGTGAACCCGAGCCCGTTGTCCGCCACCGTGATCACCGCGGCGAGCACCAGCGCCAGTGCGGCGAGCCACGGCCAGGTCGCGTCGCCGAAGGCCACCAGCAGCAGCACCGCGCTGCTCGCGAACGCGAGCTGGCGCATCGGCCGCAGCCTGCTGCCCACCCGGTCCGACCAGTATCCCGACGCCAGCCGCCCCAGCGCGCCGAGTGCCTGCACCGCGGCGAGGAACCAGCCCGCGGATAGGGGGCTCCAGTGCTGCGCCGTCACCAGGTACACCGGCGCGAACGCGGAGACCGCGAACTGCGGCACGACGAGCAGCGCGCTCGCGCCGTGCAGGCGCCACAACGTCGGCCCGCGATAGGGCGAGGCGGGCTTCTCGGCGCCGGCGGGCTTCTCCGGCCGCGGCGGGTCCCGCACCAGCCACGCCGC is part of the Amycolatopsis sp. CA-230715 genome and encodes:
- a CDS encoding amidohydrolase family protein produces the protein MIIDAHSHVHQPVAEHIRLLDEAGIDRTVLFPTRAHPERATNLPELREELALLTGALGGTATAQDAFTRTLAELDDALAAHPDRFVGFGSVRLDLPAKDIEAAVDREIVGRKLRGIGELTPPPDGAGRIEPVLRAALDYGGLPVVVHGYAPTTAGDLRTLADLARRYPGVPLVVSQLGGQHWLDAIELVREHPSMYLELSTPVVAFAVRAAIEALPERTLFGSDAPYGDPVLARRTVERATKQGEVRERVLGGTLALLLGLV
- a CDS encoding MerR family transcriptional regulator: MLIGELARRTDTSERLLRYYERVGLLGSTRLANGYRDYGEDAVPVVARVRALLAAGLPTRLIRGMLPCTGETGAVRPCPGMLDLMRARLAELDRRAADLDAARSALTDAISSTEASAAR
- a CDS encoding MFS transporter yields the protein MVQATAELKVGRRRWVILGLGLAAQTASCTFLYGIPFLVPRMRVSEGLTLAEAGTVVSAPSIGLLCTLIAWGAAADRFGERVIMALGLGASGLLLLVASTGGHSLTTLFVLFLLAGACTASVNASSGRVVMGWFSAAERGVAMGIRQTAQPLGVGLAALGLPPLAEHHGFRAAMLMPACFAVVVALLAAWLVRDPPRPEKPAGAEKPASPYRGPTLWRLHGASALLVVPQFAVSAFAPVYLVTAQHWSPLSAGWFLAAVQALGALGRLASGYWSDRVGSRLRPMRQLAFASSAVLLLVAFGDATWPWLAALALVLAAVITVADNGLGFTASAELAGIAWAGRAMGAQNTAQNVAAALTPPLLGLAIGDSRYALAFCLAAIFPALAIGLTPVRAEALARERAR